A portion of the Bradysia coprophila strain Holo2 unplaced genomic scaffold, BU_Bcop_v1 contig_297, whole genome shotgun sequence genome contains these proteins:
- the LOC119078829 gene encoding integrin beta-PS-like, whose amino-acid sequence MPKSLLFAVLLLTTFTVNFAQNVTQNQCIDKRICSDCIAQKDCAWCLEPDFGDKPRCFPNWSTSDSCPEEYMYSPVNQQTIIVANSTNDVNGFSVPQIYPQRINLKLRPNEEHRLNVRYTQNDTLSTLITMQDTASSAVGVKYYSSCLRYSHPIESSTCDGLTAGDVVNFQAAVIVTECPSDPKDWFQTFQIYPVGINESLTVDLEMRCGCPL is encoded by the exons ATGCCAAAATCACTTCTATTCGCTGTGCTTTTATTAACTACATTTACTGtaaattttgcacaaaatgtaACTCAAAATCAATGCATTGACAAACGGATATGTAGTGATTGCATCGCGCAAAAAGATTGTGCTTGGTGCTTGGAACCAGACTTTGGAGATAAGCCGCGATGCTTCCCAAATTGGTCGACTTCGGACAGTTGCCCCGAAGAGTATATGTATTCTCCGGTCAATCAACAGACTATAATTGTGGCGAATTCAACGAATGATGTTAACGGATTCAGTGTACCTCAAATTTACCCACAACGAATTAATCTCAAACTTAGACCGA ATGAAGAGCATCGACTGAATGTCCGTTATACTCAAAATGAT ACACTTTCCACTTTGATTACAATGCAAGACACTGCTTCAAGTGCTGTCGGGGTTAAGTATTACTCGTCATGCCTTCGATATAGTCATCCAATCGAAAGTTCCACGTGCGATGGATTAACAGCTGGTGATGTAGTGAACTTTCAAGCAGCAGTCATTGTCACTGAATGTCCATCTGATCCAAAGGATTGGTTTCAAACATTCCAAATTTATCCGGTCGGAATCAATGAAAGTTTGACTGTTGATTTGGAAATGCGATGCGGTTGCCCATTGTGA